The window CGGCACTAACAGCTTTTCAGCTGCAATCCAAACGCAGCAGACCAATCAGAACGCAGTCAATTAGTATAAAGAGATCTGCATAACACAAAATGATAATTCTGGATATCAACATGGATTCATTCAATTTACACAGGCTCCGAAAACCAACAGCTCTGTTCGCACATCGATACTCAGAATAATGTCTGTCTACTCCGGCTGTCAGATGTCTTTTCCATCATGTATCTGAGTTTCCATAGAAACATGTTAGCGATGTAACCATTACTGAACATTATTACTTATCATTGGTAgatgtgtaaaacatgttttcctacAAAGATGGATGCCAGTTTCCCATCATTTAGGATGGAATGTTGGTACTGAGGTATCTTAAGAAGAGGAAAGTACCAGAATCTTTCTAACAGGGCTTCTGGGACGTATCATGAACCCTGTGAGTCTGTACAAGCTGTTCTTTAAGGGCCTCATTTGTGCAGGACTGCAGTTGTTCTCACAGGTTAAGTGAGGAAActatttttaatgcaatttgACTAAACAAACGTGGACACGAGGCATCGCTGACCCACAAAGTTAACCttgtttcttttgtatttttggaGTAGCTGTAGCATTTGGTGCTCTGATTTCTGGAGCAGCCCTGGGGACCGCGGGCTCAGAAACCACAGACGCAGTGGATTTTAATGAGAGTGCACAAATGAGGGACagcatgagagaaaaaaaaaatagtccaAGAAAGTGAAGAAGAGGCCAATAATTTCTGATGTGTCATACACAGATTCACTTGTTAATGTCAGCAGAAAGTAATTagtgtgtatcatcacatcaGTTCATGTTTATATTAATACCATATCTATTAATCATAGTATGTTAAtcagcagctgaagcagagcAGCTATAGACTGCATTtcaagtcagtgtgtttatgaTGCAGTTACATTTGTGCAGATTTTATAAAATATGGGAATACTTTCTGATCACTTTTGGACGTGGTAATTGCTTCCAGAAACTCATCATAAACCTCAGAGAACCATTctgtttaaaaatatcaacatggAGATTCAGTAGTTAGTTATCAGTTTAGTTAACCTAGTAATTAGTAATTCTACCAGCTCTTTAGCTGCAGTATCAAGAAGTTTATTGGCGATAGCTTAATGAACCAACGCGAGATATTGTTTTCTTTGAGGAGTTCAGATTCACCAAGAATGTGTTTTCTCGTTCCGCACATTTCTTACAAGCGAtagatatttaatttattcCATCGTGGCCAAGAACTCATGGACGAAATGCAGtcgtgaaaaaataaaactgaaatcaGTGACCCTGATGACAATGTGTTGGtcattttaaatacatattgccatgtgaaataaaagcattttgATTTTGCATAAATCCTAACGTGCCTTGgattgttttggattttttaaaatataaatatgtatattatatacacacatacatatatatacatatatatatgggAAAGGCAGAACGAGGCTCAAGTTTCCaaagagctgctgctgtatgTGATCACCAGCAGCACTTTCAAAAGGATGACTGCAAACGTGAGAACCACAGATTGTAAATCTTGACCAGATTTGGTAAGTTTTGACTTAAATTGGCCTTTTGTGTGCTTTGGTGCCCCCCACAGtcttctgagtgcaacaccactgtcgtaaacagaaatcccaggtctgtaactatttgtcagacgtaatgtatgttttaactacaaacaaaacccTTATGATGAAGTAAACCTGTAGGTAATGCTGTGATCCGACTCTCTCACTGAAGGTAggtagtgcagaaacaagtgatgggggcggagtggctgagacagggACACCATCATCCTACTACAAGACACTTTACCATCAAAATGATACTGacgctgttattttaaggttaaaagtaacatcatgttgctttaaattgaataaaaacatccaCTAGTAAGGGATACGGTCGGTACCTGGTCAGTTTGATACAAGATGACGCAGCAGTGAttgtgttgtaaatattaaacacatttgGTACATTTTAAGTTAAATCTACCAAAGCTGTCAACAGCACTATTGCAAACATCACCGGTTGGTAATCTACAGTGAGTGGCGACTTAATGGACGAGTCACTGGAGCTTGTGGACGTCttcattttaaaactgaaaactgaccAAAATCTAACTTTTCAGAAAACGGGAGAAGCATAAAGTTAAAAGTAGCCTCCAGTATGATTTTCTGGATTGTTTCactgttatattgttattaagAATATTCTGTTTCTGTATAAGAAACTGAATTGGAAACATTCTCAATGTAATGTAAGCGTCattcatttacagtcatttttGATACATTTAAGGAGAAAACAGTTGTATAAATATGagtaaaacactaaaatatgGTTGTAGTCATTCAACAACTTATATCAATACAGAATGTATGTTGTAGCTGGAAGAGTTTGTAAGAGGTCacaactaaatacattttcaaaacaaacaaacaattgacTGTTCATTTCCTCTTCAGAGAAATTATATTCGTAGCTTCACTGAGGCAACTAGGCCTTCTGTACTGCATTCGAGGGAAGTGAAGGGAAACGAATTAACATGTTCGTACATGGTGTAATTTCAGTACAGTTGTACCGTACAACAGTAAATGATTGGTTATTTAATATACGTCCTGTACATTATGGGAATGTCCAAATAATATTGTcccatgtttgtgttgtttattataTTGCCATTGAAGTTTGGTATATGTAAGTTATAACATAGGTTGCATATTTTTAAACTCGTGCTGTGGCACATGGTGGATATGTTTCCACAGATGTGAGTGTTTTTATTCTGCTGCAATGTAACAGGATAATGTTATTTACAGAGAGAAGACTGTGACGTCCATCAGTAAGGCTGAAGAGAAGAagatttcattagtttttttaGCCATTTAGTCAGACTCATCGGTACAAATACATCTTCATTTAtttcacatacattttttttacttttactttgaagttTTCACAATCTAAATGATTCAACAACAAAATGAGGAACTACCACAACAAAGTCCAAATTTCCTACTGGggaaaattatgcaaatgtcaCTGTAGTAAAATTGACACATGTAATTTGCCAACCAGCAAAGGTACAGTTAAAGTaataaaaagagacaaaatagGACAAAAAGGTGGTTCATGTCGGTTCTCCGACCAGTACTGGGTCAACTTTCTGATAATCGAAGTGTTATGATAGATCCTGAACATCATTTGAGGACTGATTTTTGTCAAATGCTcggcattcttttttttttataaataaagtcttttttcttcattttttattgataaataatatatatttattaatatcTAGGAGTCAATTGGGGGAGCAGGGACGTATAATCACCCTTAGAAGCCCTTCCTGAATCCATGGAAACTTCAAAAGTCTGAAGAATGTTCTTGTTGAACATGTGGGGTATATCAATTTTGGCTAATGCATCCCATGAATATTGCTATGAGTAGTTCTTTTGAATGAATatgtacatacatgtacataatGAAGCATTAGGTACACATATGCAAAGTATTGAACATAGGAAATCATGGTCTGTTTCATTGACTTGTTCTGTGAATAAGCATGGCGCAAGACTAAACAAAGTAGGTTAATAGCTTAGATACAAATTTGTACTGTACATGGTTCAGCTCAGTCTTTAGATCCAACCCAAAACTGAAGTCCTCTTTTTTGGGCATATAAATTTCAAAAAGCTGATAAATGACACATATTCCTTTTAGGTCCCCTTGGCGGCAACAGTTTTCACTTCTCGTCCACGTTGAAGAACTTGTTCTTCGGCTGTCCCATTACGACTCGGTATTTTAAACACAGTATCCAAGCATTATGTTAAAATCCACTGTTTTACGGTGCTGCTTATCTTGGTATGACGCCCCAAATGTTTTTACTACTATTCTCCCTGCAGTAGTGGGAAGTTCAGTAGTCCAATtctcaaaaaaatacattgtgcAGTGCATTTCCACAATCCAGAATCTTGGACTTATGAAGAATGtcacatcattttcatgttAAAACGACGAGGTCCAGCTTGTCCCTCTGCCGAGTCAACGTTAGTGCCGTTAGACTTTGACCGAGGCACATACTCAACATctatgttgtttttatgttttccttttcctctgctCCAAACGAAAAGgagcaggaaacaaaacaagaccaCTCCCAAGAACGTGAAACAACCCATTGCCGTTGACACTAAAATAGTCTTTAGGTCTAAACCGAGGGTCACGCCGGCTGTCCCATTGGCAGTGGTATTGCTGGGATCTGTGTAGTACTGGGTCCTGTTGGCGTACAGCGATCCCAGACTTTTCACCGCCAATGAGGTCATCAGGGTGTCATTCCCAGCAGTGTTAGAGGCATGGCAAAGGTACACTCCGCTGTCTTGTACCTCTGCTGACTTGATCTCCAGTGTGCCATTATTGTGGACGGTAACTCTACCATGGCTCCTActtgtatatatttttctacGTGGGGACGTCCAGGACACGGAGGGCCTTGGTGTCCCCTCAGCACTGCAGCGCAACATCGCCTGCTGGCCTTCATCCACAGTGATCGTCTGAGTTTTATTCTCACGGATTTTTGGCTTGGTACATGTCACGTAATAAGACAGGAGAGTCTCCTTAAACTCCTTAAAAGGCCTGCCACGAATACCTTCAGGTGTGCTGCACTCTGGCTGCGATTCCCCAAAGAAAATGGAATGCCTTTTCTGAAGGATCCACATGAGACGGCAGTCGCACACTAGGGGATTGTTGTCAATCAGAAGAACCTCCAGAGCCTCAGGAGACTGAAAAACACCCTTCTCAAGTGTATCCAGTCGGTTGTGAGAAACATTGAGGACTTTTAGCCCCCGCAGGCCCTGGAAGGCATACGGTTCAATGGCGGTTAGCTGAGCTCCGACCAGATGGAGCTCCTGAAGCCGAACCAGTTCCATCAGCATCCCTCCTTCAATGTGCCTGATGCGGTTGTAGGACAGGTTGAGGTGTGTCAGGTAGGGCAGATGCTTCAAGGCTTGGTAAGGGAAGGAGGACAGGTTGGTGCTGGTTATGAACAGAGTGGTCAGGTTGAGGCCATGCAGGGTATTGGCTGGCACGTGGTCTAGTGAGGGCCAATTATCAATTTCTAAATTCCGCAGCCGAAACAGCTTTTTGAAAGAGTAAGGATGCAAAGTGCTGATGCTGAGGTATCGTAGATGGAGGCTGACAAGGTTGTGCAGGTGGGAGAGGGCCTCAGTGGGTACAACTGTTAGGTTGCACCTTTCCAAGGTTAGAATCTCCAGGCTTAAGAGTCCACTGAATGCACGGTGAGAAATGTAAACCAGATCATTGTCACCCACTTCCAAAAACTTTAGATTGTGCAGGTCCTGGAACATGTAATCCAGGAGGATGACGATCTTGTTGTCACTTATATCCAGCCGGGTAAGGTTTGCTAAGCCTGCAAAGACGCCCAGAGGTATGAGTTTGATACGATTGCTCTTGAGACTGAGCGAGTGCATGTTAAACAGGGCGTTGAAAGCTCCAGGTTCAACATAACTGATGATATTTCCACTAAGGTCAAGTTCTTCAAGCCCAGGAAAGTTGATAAAGTCATCAGGGTTGATCATTGTCAGCTTGTTCTTACTCAGGTCCAGGATCCGGGTCTCTGTTGGGACGCCGTCCGGGATGGTGGGCATGCGCTTGCGGTGACAGACAACTGCCTTGCTCTGCGCCGAACACTCGCAGCGCGAGGGACATCCTAGGGTAGAGCCCACAAAGACAGCCACAAGGGCCAGTCCCAGGAATGGTTGCCAGCATGAGACGACCGTGTGCAGCATGACTTTGCTCATACAGTCGATCATTCTGTCACGGTTCTgcaagaaagagaaggagagaacaaagagagagagaaaaaggccAGTTAGTCACTCAGGATACAACATGTTGTAGTTGTATTCCTGTAGAATAACTTTATTATACAAAATGGTTCTGAGTAAAGTAGCCTCAGGTGCACTTTCTGCTGTAATATTTGTCTTGACTTCGctacacacaaatgttttattcttgcaACCCTTTTCCCATCTACTTATTTATCTAAAAAAAGGCTCCAAATATTTTGAATTTAAGTAAttatttctctcctcttttccaccatcattttaatctgtctgccgcctttgtttttctttcatcctcAGGATACTGATCAAGGCACAACAGTGCTGGTTAAAGTGCT of the Sparus aurata chromosome 18, fSpaAur1.1, whole genome shotgun sequence genome contains:
- the lingo2 gene encoding leucine-rich repeat and immunoglobulin-like domain-containing nogo receptor-interacting protein 2, producing the protein MIDCMSKVMLHTVVSCWQPFLGLALVAVFVGSTLGCPSRCECSAQSKAVVCHRKRMPTIPDGVPTETRILDLSKNKLTMINPDDFINFPGLEELDLSGNIISYVEPGAFNALFNMHSLSLKSNRIKLIPLGVFAGLANLTRLDISDNKIVILLDYMFQDLHNLKFLEVGDNDLVYISHRAFSGLLSLEILTLERCNLTVVPTEALSHLHNLVSLHLRYLSISTLHPYSFKKLFRLRNLEIDNWPSLDHVPANTLHGLNLTTLFITSTNLSSFPYQALKHLPYLTHLNLSYNRIRHIEGGMLMELVRLQELHLVGAQLTAIEPYAFQGLRGLKVLNVSHNRLDTLEKGVFQSPEALEVLLIDNNPLVCDCRLMWILQKRHSIFFGESQPECSTPEGIRGRPFKEFKETLLSYYVTCTKPKIRENKTQTITVDEGQQAMLRCSAEGTPRPSVSWTSPRRKIYTSRSHGRVTVHNNGTLEIKSAEVQDSGVYLCHASNTAGNDTLMTSLAVKSLGSLYANRTQYYTDPSNTTANGTAGVTLGLDLKTILVSTAMGCFTFLGVVLFCFLLLFVWSRGKGKHKNNIDVEYVPRSKSNGTNVDSAEGQAGPRRFNMKMM